Proteins from a single region of Haloplanus sp. GDY1:
- a CDS encoding OsmC family protein, whose product MAKDSTATGSEKTIEIAGHGRGPKRTRVETDAAEFVVGEEASPLEHLLGSLAACINVIGHLVATDHGIDVRDIDVHVAGDIDTAKYRGEATAPRAGFRSIRVDVTVDADAGDEALERWLADVEERCPVADNLSNDTALESSVGRA is encoded by the coding sequence ATGGCGAAGGATTCCACGGCGACCGGATCGGAGAAGACCATCGAAATCGCAGGCCACGGCCGGGGACCCAAGCGCACCCGCGTCGAGACCGACGCCGCCGAGTTCGTCGTCGGCGAGGAGGCCAGTCCGCTGGAGCATCTCCTCGGGTCGCTGGCGGCGTGTATCAACGTCATCGGTCACCTCGTCGCGACGGATCACGGCATCGACGTCCGCGACATCGACGTCCACGTCGCGGGCGACATCGACACGGCGAAGTACAGGGGCGAGGCGACGGCGCCCCGTGCGGGCTTTCGGTCGATTCGCGTCGACGTGACCGTCGACGCCGACGCCGGCGACGAGGCCCTGGAGCGGTGGCTGGCCGACGTCGAGGAGCGGTGCCCCGTCGCCGACAACCTCTCCAACGACACGGCGCTGGAGTCGAGCGTGGGGCGGGCCTGA